A window from Solanum stenotomum isolate F172 chromosome 5, ASM1918654v1, whole genome shotgun sequence encodes these proteins:
- the LOC125864157 gene encoding geraniol 8-hydroxylase-like, with protein sequence MAKQVLQKQDLAFSTRFITNALQAHNHCKFSVACLPAAGKINLADYFPILEKFDLQKIMYRTNIHFGKLFKLLGDLINERLEEKQSSHGEKNDVLEVLLNLSAENPKEIDHNHIKSLLLDLFSGGTDSPTTTLEWAMAEILRQPEIMKKVQVELAEIVGKGKPVEESNIPKLPYLQFIVKETLRLHPPTPFLIPRKVEQDVEMCNYIISKGSLVLVNVWAIGRDPTFWKDPLVFKPERFQSLEVDMRGQDFELIPFGAGRRICPGLPLALRLVPIMLGSLLNSFNWKLEANIEPKDLDMEETFSFISSKAHPLRVIPSPL encoded by the exons ATGGCAAAACAAGTCCTTCAAAAGCAAGACTTAGCCTTTTCCACTAGATTTATCACTAATGCCCTTCAAGCACATAACCATTGCAAATTTTCTGTGGCATGTCTTCCT GCNGCTGGGAAGATTAACCTAGCGGATTATTTCCCTATACTTGAAAAGTTTGatcttcaaaaaataatgtatcGCACAAATATCCATTTTGGTAAGTTGTTTAAACTTTTAGGTGATTTGATCAATGAACGATTAGAGGAAAAACAAAGCAGCCACGGTGAAAAGAATGATGTTTTGGAAGTATTACTCAACCTCAGTGCAGAAAATCCCAAAGAGATAGATCACAATCATATAAAATCACTGCTCCTG GACTTATTTTCTGGTGGTACTGATTCACCAACAACCACATTAGAATGGGCAATGGCAGAAATACTAAGACAACCAGAAATTATGAAGAAAGTCCAAGTTGAGCTTGCAGAAATCGTTGGAAAAGGAAAACCAGTAGAAGAATCAAATATTCCTAAACTCCCTTACTTGCAATTCATTGTCAAAGAAACCTTGAGATTGCACCCACCAACTCCATTTTTAATACCCCGAAAAGTTGAGCAAGATGTTGAAATGTGTAACTATATCATCTCGAAGGGCTCACTAGTACTAGTTAATGTGTGGGCGATTGGCCGAGATCCTACTTTTTGGAAGGATCCTTTGGTATTTAAACCCGAGAGATTCCAAAGTTTAGAAGTGGATATGCGAGGGCAAGATTTTGAATTGATTCCTTTTGGTGCTGGTCGAAGAATATGTCCTGGTTTACCATTGGCATTGAGATTAGTCCCAATAATGTTGGGTTCACTCTTGAATTCCTTCAATTGGAAACTTGAAGCAAACATTGAGCCAAAAGACTTAGACATGGAGGAAACATTTAGTTTCATCTCATCCAAAGCTCATCCTTTGCGAGTTATCCCATCTCCTCTTTGa